A single region of the Nicotiana sylvestris chromosome 6, ASM39365v2, whole genome shotgun sequence genome encodes:
- the LOC104217538 gene encoding putative late blight resistance protein homolog R1B-12 — protein MDVVETCEEETLCSGTPSTKHSFPSIEEEVVGFEKDAESIIKKMIQGTKELDVISIYGMPGLGKTTLARKVYNNPSIVNYFDVKAWCSVSQAYNRIKLLGEIFNQVTGYKSEIDDDVDIADKLQKTLKGRRYLIVLDDIWKVEAWEDLGLCFPKGEDGSRVMVTTRIEEVAKHLQHCSDPYSLRFLTLEESWELLQKKVFQGESCPPNLQGPGLKVAQHCKGLPLVIVLIAGIIGKMERQESLWLEVANDLSSHALGEQSMNVIQSSYDHLEDHLKPCLLYMGLFPEDFKIPVYDLQKLWMAEEFVLNVGTENMEEAARVCLNDLLNRSLVMVSEKRIDGDVECCTLHDVVREFCCRKLAKENFMQLTVPYNPYRHYSKKSRLCIYIHDDLVEDLIHSEYWPHKPMEFIAHPKCNTRDPSVTLPLLAKLRFVQAFHSLDVKLPSSWVMAVQSLTHLRYLAISVEEFDFKWVSHLRDLQTLNVVSRKYVRSSPSIIWEMTKLRHLYIFCFSFIWEDDDRAIFEESSATMLENWRTFRSCSIYDTDPKFWWRFPNLEELNLYIQEEPSRPLFPVPEVHTRLHSLELYINYNRGYWKLVETASKFVFPSNIRYLHIQIELPIKGLYQNIARLRNLENLKLEIRDTFGEDCWDVSDVEFQALKYLKLLNFMDIREWKASEESFPVLEKLFIKHCIYLEEIPSCFEEITTLQLIDVEQCRDSVGDSAINIKREIEETTGSDTLQVQIRRPTR, from the coding sequence ATGGACGTTGTTGAGACTTGTGAAGAAGAAACGCTTTGTTCTGGAACGCCTTCAACCAAACATAGTTTTCCATCAATTGAGGAGGAAGTTGTGGGGTTTGAGAAAGATGCAGAAAGTATAATAAAGAAAATGATTCAAGGAACAAAGGAGCTAGATGTTATCTCAATCTATGGAATGCCAGGTCTCGGAAAAACAACTTTGGCCAGGAAAGTGTACAACAATCCTTCTATTGTTAATTACTTTGATGTTAAAGCTTGGTGTTCTGTTTCGCAAGCATATAATAGGATAAAGTTGTTGGGTGAGATTTTCAATCAAGTAACAGGTTATAAGagcgaaattgatgatgatgttgaCATAGCTGACAAGTTGCAGAAGACTCTAAAAGGCAGGAGATACCTCATTGTCTTAGATGATATATGGAAAGTCGAGGCGTGGGAAGACCTGGGATTATGTTTCCCTAAAGGTGAAGATGGAAGTAGAGTAATGGTAACAACTCGAATTGAAGAAGTGGCTAAGCATCTCCAGCACTGCAGTGATCCTTATTCTCTTAGATTTCTAACATTGGAAGAGAGTTGGGAATTATTACAGAAGAAAGTATTTCAAGGCGAGAGTTGTCCCCCGAATCTACAGGGACCAGGGTTAAAAGTTGCCCAACACTGCAAAGGTTTGCCGCTTGTAATTGTCCTGATTGCTGGAATTATTGGAAAAATGGAAAGGCAGGAGTCTTTGTGGCTTGAGGTTGCAAATGACTTAAGTTCTCATGCTTTAGGTGAGCAGAGTATGAATGTAATACAATCAAGTTACGACCATTTAGAAGACCACTTAAAGCCTTGCCTTCTTTACATGGGATTGTTTCCAGAAGACTTTAAGATTCCAGTATATGATTTGCAGAAGTTGTGGATGGCAGAAGAGTTTGTACTCAATGTCGGGACAGAAAATATGGAGGAAGCAGCTAGAGTTTGCTTAAATGATCTACTTAATAGAAGTCTAGTTATGGTCTCTGAAAAGAGAATTGATGGTGACGTTGAATGCTGCACACTTCATGATGTAGTGCGTGAGTTTTGCTGTAGAAAACTAGCGAAGGAAAATTTTATGCAGCTCACAGTGCCATATAATCCATATCGTCATTATTCCAAGAAATCGCGGTTATGCATTTATATTCATGATGATCTGGTTGAAGACTTAATTCATTCTGAATATTGGCCGCATAAGCCTATGGAGTTCATTGCTCATCCAAAATGCAACACACGGGATCCATCAGTTACTTTACCTTTACTTGCTAAATTAAGATTTGTCCAGGCCTTTCATTCGTTGGACGTTAAGTTGCCAAGTTCTTGGGTTATGGCAGTGCAATCGCTAACTCACTTGAGGTACCTTGCAATTTCTGTCGAAGAATTTGATTTCAAGTGGGTATCTCACCTACGCGATCTTCAAACTCTAAATGTTGTCTCAAGAAAATATGTACGATCATCGCCCTCAATTATCTGGGAAATGACGAAGCTAAGGCATTTGTATATTTTCTGTTTTTCCTTTATATGGGAAGATGATGACCGAGCAATTTTTGAAGAATCTTCAGCAACAATGCTAGAAAACTGGAGGACATTTCGCTCTTGCAGTATATACGATACGGATCCAAAGTTCTGGTGGAGATTTCCGAATCTTGAAGAACTCAATCTCTACATTCAAGAAGAACCTAGTCGTCCATTGTTTCCCGTACCGGAAGTTCATACTCGACTTCATTCTCTTGAACTATATATCAATTACAACCGTGGATACTGGAAATTAGTTGAAACAGCTAGCAAGTTTGTCTTCCCTTCAAATATTAGGTACTTGCATATTCAAATCGAATTGCCAATCAAAGGGTTATATCAAAATATTGCAAGATTGCGGAATCTGGAGAATCTCAAATTAGAAATACGAGACACTTTTGGGGAAGATTGTTGGGACGTCAGTGATGTCGAGTTCCAAGCACTCAAATACTTGAAATTATTAAACTTCATGGATATTAGAGAATGGAAAGCTTCAGAGGAATCCTTTCCTGTGCTTGAGAAGCTATTTATAAAGCATTGTATCTACCTGGAGGAGATCCCTTCGTGCTTTGAGGAAATTACAACACTGCAACTTATTGATGTGGAACAATGCAgggactctgttggggattcagCTATAAATATCAAAAGAGAAATAGAAGAAACCACTGGATCTGACACTCTCCAAGTTCAAATTCGACGTCCAACGCGCTAA